From Papaver somniferum cultivar HN1 unplaced genomic scaffold, ASM357369v1 unplaced-scaffold_99, whole genome shotgun sequence, the proteins below share one genomic window:
- the LOC113346465 gene encoding small glutamine-rich tetratricopeptide repeat-containing protein 2-like — MENLKTDSPISRRIATAFLDFLKSVEPAAGVDVEGLEVVKEVLEEVFKLNPSSIDDQSQPGLLVEYFRSLDADKANEMETDPSPQLTSTEFPSTSSLRSSSGRNLSEASNSLGKDTAEGSQVLEASEDELLRQFLGALDRVGFFNSKNDEDDTDKDLDPVDIAVGLFHEAIAEMGRSGIQLNLTNLADTLKSRGNKAVQSKSYSEAIDLYSYAIALCDNNAVYYCNRAAAYTQIQKYVEAIRDCHKSIAIDPRYSKAYSRLGLVYYAQGNYRDAISKGFNKALRLDPSSESIKENMRVAKQKLVEEMCRTAQNQGAGPSTNNNQEQNGQPRGGSWSSHGIPTTASFTLPFSVGSLPSELGDFANMFMNMGGNAHPGPQQSQENNGSDRSRSEQQPQPEIRMDINIEGQETLPEELMGSWRSMMGMFASGGVPQSQQQQPQQPEGDMDNRGPTPN, encoded by the exons ATGGAAAACTTAAAGACCGATTCTCCCATTTCTCGTCGTATCGCCACTGCTTTTCTGGATTTCCTTAAATCTG TTGAGCCTGCAGCTGGTGTTGATGTTGAAGGTCTCGAGGTTGTGAAAGAGGTTTTGGAAGAGGTTTTTAAGCTCAATCCATCTTCTATTGATGATCAGTCTCAGCCTGGTTTGTTGGTCGAATACTTTAGGTCCCTGGATGCAGATAAGGCAAATGAAATGGAAACAGATCCAAGCCCACAGCTAACTTCAACGGAGTTCCCAAGTACATCATCATTACGTAGTTCTTCTGGCAGAAATCTATCAGAGGCATCAAACTCACTG GGAAAAGATACTGCTGAAGGATCACAAGTCTTGG AGGCGTCTGAAGATGAATTGCTCAGGCAATTCCTTGGTGCACTTGATAGAGTTGGCTTCTTTAATTCCAAGAATGACGAAGATGACACTGATAAGGACTTAGACCCAGTGGATATTGCAGTAGGTCTATTTCATGAGGCCATAGCG GAGATGGGACGATCTGGAATCCAACTTAACTTGACCAACCTGGCTGATACATTGAAATCAAGAG GAAACAAGGCTGTCCAATCAAAGTCATACTCCGAAGCAATTGATCTGTATTCTTACGCGATTGCACTTTGTGACAATAATGCCGTGTATTACTGTAACAG GGCTGCTGCTTACACTCAGATTCAGAAATATGTAGAAGCTATCAGGGACTGCCATAAGTCCATCGcaattgatccaaggtacagcaaAGCTTATAGTCGTTTGGGGCTGGTTTATTATGCACAAGGAAACTATAGAGATGCGATCTCCAAAGGCTTTAATAAAG CTTTACGTTTGGATCCTAGTAGCGAGTCCATCAAGGAAAATATGCGG GTGGCCAAGCAAAAATTGGTAGAAGAAATGTGCAGAACTGCACAAAACCAG GGTGCAGGGCCATCAACAAATAATAACCAAGAACAGAATGGTCAACCCAGAGGAGGTTCATGGAGCAGCCATGGTATACCAACAACGGCGTCGTTCACATTACCTTTTAGTGTAGGTAGTCTCCCCAGTGAGCTTGGGGATTTTGCAAACATGTTCATGAACATGGGGGGGAACGCACATCCAGGTCCGCAGCAAAGTCAAGAAAACAATGGCTCAGACAGAAGCCGCAGTGAGCAACAACCCCAACCAGAGATAAGAATGGACATTAACATTGAAGGACAAGAAACTTTACCCGAGGAACTTATGGGATCATGGAGATCAATGATGGGCATGTTTGCTTCAGGAGGTGTTCCTCAGTCTCAGCAACAACAACCACAACAGCCAGAAGGGGACATGGACAATAGAGGTCCAACTCCAAACTGA